A segment of the Mercurialis annua linkage group LG4, ddMerAnnu1.2, whole genome shotgun sequence genome:
TATGTATGATGATGTGAAGGAGTATTTGAATTGGTATGGAACTAGAAGAGACGCTAATGAGGCGCTAAAATCGCCTAATGCGCCGGttattggattggttttgcaaagAAGTCATATTGTAACTGGTGATGATGGTCACTATGTAGCTGTGATCATGGAAATGGAGGCAAAAGGTGCTAAGGTGATACCGATTTTCGCTGGTGGGCTTGATTTTTCAGGGCCAGTCGAGAAGTTTTTGATCGATCCGGTCACTAAGAAATCGATGGTGAATTCAGTTGTATCGTTGACTGGTTTTGCTCTTGTTGGTGGTCCAGCAAGGCAGGATCATCCTAGAGCAGTTGAGGCTTTGATGAAGCTTGATGTGCCTTACATTGTTGCATTGCCTTTGGTGTTTCAAACAACTGAGGAATGGCTGAATAGCACTTTGGGATTGCACCCAATTCAGGTTGCTTTACAAGTTGCTCTTCCTGAGCTTGATGGTGGTATGGAGCCCATTGTTTTCGCTGGCCGTGATCCAAGAACAGGTAAGTTCACTTTCATGTTGTGTGCATTTGAAATTTCTTCAACAATGcagttatttatttttttgcaaaactAGAGAACAATACTTAAATATTCATGTTCCATGCGACTGCAGGAAAATCGCATGCGCTTCACAAGAGGGTGGAGCAACTTTGCACTAGGGCAATCAGATGGGCGGAACTGAAAAGGAAATCAAAGGTAAAATTTTCTGGCCTACTATACTTTTTGTCTTCAGCAGATTAGACAAGTATAAAATACTCAGAATAAACAAGTATAAGATGTTCAGAATAGACAAGTATAAGATGTTTGCTCACCGTTCTTGCTCATGTAAAAACGAACCCCAgtaaaatattttacttttttttttcattgattagctatgaatttcatgttttaATCAAATTCTAGTATGTCAATTTGATGCTGCTGATGGAAATGAGTCAAATGACTGAAGATAGTTTACTTTACCTCACTTGGTTCTTGACATTCTGTGTTTTACAGTTAAAACGAAGAATGGTCTTGTATTcatgtaaattaaaatttcatttctCTTATCAATTTAATACAATGTAATTATACGTCTTTGAACTCATTTTTATCGAGTTAATGAGCATGTTATGATAACTTTTTTAACATTAATGCAGGCTGAGAAGAAGTTAGCAATTACTGTGTTCAGTTTCCCTCCAGACAAAGGGAATGTTGGAACAGCAGCGTACCTGAATGTCTTCTCCTCCATCTTCTCGGTCCTAAAGGATCTCAAAAAAGATGGCTATAACCTTGAAGGCCTCCCGGAGACTTCAGAAGCCTTAATTGAAGACGTACTTCATGATAAAGAAGCTCAATTCAGCAGCCCGAATTTGAATGTTGCTTACAAAATGGGTGTTCGCGAGTACCAAAGCCTTACCCCTTACGCCACAGCATTGGAAGAAAACTGGGGTAAACCTCCAGGCAATTTGAACTCTGATGGAGAAAATCTCTTGGTTTACGGAAAACAATATGGTAATGTCTTCATCGGTGTCCAGCCCACTTTTGGTTACGAAGGTGATCCGATGAGGCTGCTGTTCTCCAAATCTGCTAGCCCGCATCATGGATTTGCCGCTTATTATTCCTTTGTTGAGAAAATTTTCAAAGCTGATGCAGTACTTCATTTTGGTACTCATGGTTCGCTCGAATTCATGCCCGGAAAGCAAGTTGGAATGAGTGATGCTTGTTTTCCCGACAGTCTCATCGGGAACATCCCCAATGTCTATTATTACGCGGCTAACAACCCATCTGAAGCTACCATAGCCAAACGTCGAAGCTATGCAAACACGATTAGCTATTTGACTCCTCCAGCCGAAAATGCTGGTCTATACAAGGGTCTTAAACAGTTGGGTGAGCTTATCTCTTCATACCAGTCCCTTAAAGACACTGGTCGTGGGCCGCAAATTGTGAGCTCCATTATTAGTACTGCTAAGCAATGTAATCTTGACAAAGATGTTGATTTACCTGATGAGGGTGAGGAGCTTCCTGCAAAAGAGAGAGATCTTGTGGTTGGAAAGGTATACTCTAAGATCATGGAGATTGAGTCCCGTCTTTTGCCATGTGGACTTCACGTCATTGGAGAGCCTCCATCTGCCATGGAGGCAGTTGCTACTCTAGTCAATATTGCTGCACTGAATCGTCCAGACGAAGGGATCTCTGCTCTCCCATCTATTTTAGCTGAAAGCGTCGGACGAAACATAGAGGAAGTGTATAGAGGGAGTGACAAGGGAATCTTGAAGGATGTTGAGCTTCTCAGGCAAATAACTGACACATCACGTGGGGCCGTCACTGCATTTGTAGAGAAGACAACTAATAAGAAGGGTCAAGTTGTAGATGTTGCAGATAAACTAACCTCAATCCTTGGGTTTGGTGTGAATGAACCGTGGATTCAGTACTTGTCCGACACAAAATTTTATCGAGCAGACAGAGAGAAGCTCAGGGTGCTTTTCCAGTTCCTTGGAGATTGTTTGAAACTGGTGGTTGCTGACAACGAGCTGGGGAGTTTGAAACAAGCTTTGGAGGGAAAATACGTTGAGCCTGGTCCTGGTGGTGATCCAATCAGAAACCCGAAAGTGCTGCCAACTGGAAAGAATATCCATGCACTTGACCCACAAGCCATTCCTACAACAGCAGCATTGCAGAGTGCAAAAATTGTGGTTGATAGATTAGTCGAGAGGCAGAAGGCTGACAATGGTGGAAAATATCCAGAGACAATTGCACTTGTGCTGTGGGGAACTGACAACATCAAGACTTATGGCGAGTCACTGGCTCAGGTAATGTGGATGATTGGAGTCACGCCAGTTGCTGATACTTTTGGTAGGGTTAACCGGGTTGAGCCAGTAAGTCTTGAAGAGCTTGGAAGGCCTAGGATTGATGTCGTTGTCAATTGCTCAGGAGTTTTCAGAGATCTCTTCATCAATCAGGTACCGAGTCTTTTCACTTGATCTCTTCTGTTGAGGCAAATGATAACCAGTTGGTCATGTGCTCTTAACATTCAGTTATCTTACTCGTCTTGCATATGGCGcctcattatttatttttatgtgcTGCAGATGAACCTCCTTGACCGAGCAGTGAAAATGGTGGCTGAACTCGACGAGCCAGCTGAGCAGAACTTTGTCAGGAAGCATGCTTTAGAACAAGCTGCAGCCCTTGGCATCGACGTCCGCGAAGCTGCAACTCGGGTATTCTCTAATGCCTCGGGATCTTACTCCTCAAACGTCAACCTTGCAGTGGAAAATTCCTCTTGGAATGACGAGAAGCAACTTCAAGATATGTACTTGAGCCGGAAGTCCTTTGCCTTCGACTCTGATGCACCAGGTGCTGGCATGCTGGAGAAGAGAAAAGTTTTTGAGATGGCTCTTAGCACAGCCGAAGCCACATTCCAAAACCTCGATTCCTCGGAAATCTCACTAACTGATGTCAGCCATTACTTCGATTCTGACCCAACAAACCTTGTCCAGAACTTGAGGAAGGACGGAAAGAAGCCTAGTGCATATGTAGCAGACACAACAACAGCTAATGCTCAGGTTAGCAATTCAGAAATTCATAACATTCTGATCAATCACTTTAAGCCAAGATAAACCTTCTTCCGTTTTTGtgcttaaacttttatttaactCCTCCAGGTACGCACACTTGCGGAGACTGTAAGGCTCGATGCACGAACCAAATTGCTGAACCCCAAGTGGTATGAAGGAATGATGTCAAGCGGATACGAAGGTGTTCGTGAAATCGAGAAGCGCCTAACTAACACAGTTGGATGGAGTGCAACATCAGGCCAAGTTGACAACTGGGTTTATGAAGAAGCCAACTCAACTTTCATTAAAGATGAGGAAATGCTGAAGAGACTTATGAACACCAATCCAAACTCTTTCAGAAAGTTAGTGCAGACATTCTTAGAAGCGAACGGCCGCGGCTACTGGGAAACTTCAGAGGATAATATTGAGAAGTTGAGACAGCTTTACTCAGAAGTTGAAGACAAGATCGAAGGAATCGATAGGTAAATAGTTAAAACTGTTAGAAAGACAGTAGATTGCAAATACATTCACATTGTTGACTCTTTCTTGTAAGTGATTAAAAGGATGCAATTTCCTGGAacacttaaatttgtaaaagtagTTCATAAATGTCACTCAGTAATTCAATCTCCTTCTTTCTGCAATTTGAGCTCTGTTGATATCCAAGTATTTTTCAATAATCACTATCAACCCCGTAAGGTTAGATCAAACTCACTCTCTCCGCTTACATTTTAACTACAAAGAGTTTCAGTTATCTAATATCTAAATGTCGGAAAAAAACATGGAGGGAATCGGTAATTTTAATCACATCAAAAAATTGAtatcccaaaattttatttctatGATCCAATGGCAGATTATTATGTTCTTCTTTCTACTACACCAAAAACATAAATTTCTTATTATTGAAATTGGAactaaaatagaaaaacaaatttgaagaaacaaaatcaaacaattctAAGACTACAATCTTCTCATATTTCCTTGAcagaaaaaaaattgcaatgTTTCTGTCACTGGGGTGAATACCCAATCAGTAAATGAATCATACACTGTAAATCTACAAAGAAAATGAAACAGAACTTGCACAAATTACattctaaaagaaaaaaaaaaggcttaagtGGAAAACTTGggggaaaaagaaaaaagaattttgTATAACAGGTACAAGAAGTTACAGTTTCTTTCTTTGTCTCTATTGTAGTTCATGTGAGTATGAAATGGTG
Coding sequences within it:
- the LOC126677080 gene encoding magnesium-chelatase subunit ChlH, chloroplastic, with translation MASLVSSPFTLPSTKPDQLSSLSQKHYFLHSFLPKKTNLHSKSNLKLKCNAIGNGLFTQTTQEVRRIVPENVKNLPLVKIVYVVLEAQYQSSLTAAVQSLNQTSKFAQFQVVGYLVEELRDKNTYETFCKDVEDANIFIGSLIFVEELALKVKAAVEKERDRLDAVLVFPSMPEVMRLNKLGSFSMSQLGQSKSPFFQLFKKKKQGAGFADSMLKLVRTLPKVLKYLPSDKAQDARLYILSLQFWLGGSPDNLQNFLKMISGSYIPALKGEKIAYSDPVLFLDTGIWHPLAPCMYDDVKEYLNWYGTRRDANEALKSPNAPVIGLVLQRSHIVTGDDGHYVAVIMEMEAKGAKVIPIFAGGLDFSGPVEKFLIDPVTKKSMVNSVVSLTGFALVGGPARQDHPRAVEALMKLDVPYIVALPLVFQTTEEWLNSTLGLHPIQVALQVALPELDGGMEPIVFAGRDPRTGKSHALHKRVEQLCTRAIRWAELKRKSKAEKKLAITVFSFPPDKGNVGTAAYLNVFSSIFSVLKDLKKDGYNLEGLPETSEALIEDVLHDKEAQFSSPNLNVAYKMGVREYQSLTPYATALEENWGKPPGNLNSDGENLLVYGKQYGNVFIGVQPTFGYEGDPMRLLFSKSASPHHGFAAYYSFVEKIFKADAVLHFGTHGSLEFMPGKQVGMSDACFPDSLIGNIPNVYYYAANNPSEATIAKRRSYANTISYLTPPAENAGLYKGLKQLGELISSYQSLKDTGRGPQIVSSIISTAKQCNLDKDVDLPDEGEELPAKERDLVVGKVYSKIMEIESRLLPCGLHVIGEPPSAMEAVATLVNIAALNRPDEGISALPSILAESVGRNIEEVYRGSDKGILKDVELLRQITDTSRGAVTAFVEKTTNKKGQVVDVADKLTSILGFGVNEPWIQYLSDTKFYRADREKLRVLFQFLGDCLKLVVADNELGSLKQALEGKYVEPGPGGDPIRNPKVLPTGKNIHALDPQAIPTTAALQSAKIVVDRLVERQKADNGGKYPETIALVLWGTDNIKTYGESLAQVMWMIGVTPVADTFGRVNRVEPVSLEELGRPRIDVVVNCSGVFRDLFINQMNLLDRAVKMVAELDEPAEQNFVRKHALEQAAALGIDVREAATRVFSNASGSYSSNVNLAVENSSWNDEKQLQDMYLSRKSFAFDSDAPGAGMLEKRKVFEMALSTAEATFQNLDSSEISLTDVSHYFDSDPTNLVQNLRKDGKKPSAYVADTTTANAQVRTLAETVRLDARTKLLNPKWYEGMMSSGYEGVREIEKRLTNTVGWSATSGQVDNWVYEEANSTFIKDEEMLKRLMNTNPNSFRKLVQTFLEANGRGYWETSEDNIEKLRQLYSEVEDKIEGIDR